A single region of the Phycisphaerae bacterium RAS1 genome encodes:
- a CDS encoding Helix-turn-helix domain protein: MAKNRPSDGPIGDVLRQRRIAVLKKGLREMARLLDITPPHLTDIECGRRNPSEELLLRIVQLYDIDESQLRAGWGKAQPIVEEIATQDALAAEKVPAFLREARNLTSDQWDSVIQQARRLAGNKKRKAGD; this comes from the coding sequence TTGGCCAAGAATCGACCATCGGACGGGCCCATCGGCGACGTGCTCCGGCAGCGCCGCATCGCGGTTCTGAAAAAGGGCCTGCGCGAGATGGCCCGGTTGCTCGACATCACGCCGCCGCACCTCACCGACATCGAGTGCGGACGGCGCAATCCGTCCGAAGAACTCCTGCTCAGGATCGTACAGCTTTACGACATCGACGAGTCGCAGTTGCGGGCCGGGTGGGGCAAGGCCCAGCCGATCGTCGAGGAAATCGCAACCCAGGATGCGTTGGCGGCGGAGAAGGTTCCGGCGTTCCTGCGCGAGGCCCGCAATCTCACGTCTGACCAGTGGGACTCCGTCATTCAACAGGCACGCCGCCTGGCGGGCAACAAGAAGCGGAAAGCGGGCGACTGA